The following proteins are co-located in the Nitrospirota bacterium genome:
- a CDS encoding HD domain-containing protein translates to MEFISVKNGDITVGKPIPWNAFDKSGILLLRKGQIIESARQLETLINRGLFHLEGQNRDDSASIIKAAHSPFELLDLAKIYLEQLFKNVTDGATDGFLNNVSNLCKKIMDACDLDEDACIGNIFLGMEYSYTIKHPVHVAIICELITRNLKWQESDRLALLAAAITSNIAMLNIQEKLFSQKDPLTDEQRQAIQDHPEHGVETLCLTGVTEQAWIDGVLHHHEAIDGGGYPSGLSGNAIPEPARIIAVGDHYCAAVSNRAYRSSLTPQEAMRELYLNAGKRTAADIVNMCIKLVGIYPPGTIVRLANGEIGVVTHRGEKAHLPVVHSVVKANGNMFLSPVKRDCSKEEYAIKDVILKEQLKININPYQLWGYCDLWNKS, encoded by the coding sequence ATGGAATTTATTAGTGTAAAAAATGGAGATATTACCGTTGGCAAGCCTATCCCGTGGAATGCCTTTGACAAAAGCGGGATATTGCTGCTGAGAAAAGGCCAGATCATTGAGTCGGCGAGACAGCTTGAAACCCTTATTAACCGCGGACTGTTTCATCTTGAAGGTCAAAATAGAGATGATTCTGCTTCTATTATAAAAGCGGCGCACTCGCCTTTTGAGCTGCTTGATCTTGCAAAAATATATTTGGAGCAATTGTTTAAAAACGTTACTGACGGGGCCACAGACGGATTTTTAAACAACGTGTCAAACTTGTGCAAAAAAATAATGGATGCCTGCGACCTTGATGAAGACGCATGCATAGGCAATATTTTTTTGGGTATGGAATACAGCTATACGATTAAGCACCCAGTTCACGTCGCGATCATCTGTGAACTCATCACAAGAAACCTCAAATGGCAGGAGAGCGACCGGCTGGCACTGCTTGCCGCTGCCATTACCTCTAATATTGCCATGTTGAATATACAGGAGAAGTTGTTTTCTCAAAAAGACCCGCTCACCGATGAACAGAGACAGGCAATACAGGACCATCCGGAACACGGGGTGGAGACATTATGTTTAACAGGTGTGACGGAACAGGCCTGGATAGACGGCGTATTACATCACCATGAAGCAATAGATGGCGGCGGATACCCGTCAGGGCTTAGCGGCAATGCCATCCCTGAACCCGCGCGGATCATTGCGGTTGGCGACCATTATTGCGCAGCGGTTTCAAACCGGGCGTATCGTTCTTCTTTAACGCCCCAGGAAGCGATGCGGGAGCTCTACCTGAACGCAGGGAAGCGCACGGCAGCCGACATAGTAAACATGTGTATTAAATTAGTGGGAATTTATCCTCCGGGGACTATTGTCAGGCTTGCAAATGGCGAGATCGGCGTAGTCACGCACAGGGGTGAAAAGGCCCACCTTCCGGTTGTTCACAGCGTCGTGAAGGCAAACGGCAACATGTTTCTAAGTCCGGTAAAAAGGGATTGCAGCAAAGAGGAATACGCTATCAAAGATGTTATCCTGAAAGAACAGCTTAAAATAAATATTAATCCATACCAGCTATGGGGATATTGCGACTTGTGGAATAAGAGCTGA
- a CDS encoding DNA polymerase III subunit alpha — protein sequence MHSGYVPLHLHTEYSLLDGAIKIEDLVKKAQEYNLAAVAMTDHGNLFGAIEFYKKVSKAGLKPIIGCEVYIAPKSRFEKKGASTDTTESSFHLILLCKDISGYQNLSRLVSHAYLEGFYYKPRIDKDLLAQYSGGLIGLSSCLKGEIPRNLLAGNIDRAREAALEYRNILGAENFYLEIQSNGLPEQVAVNKLLIELSKDLHIPLVATNDCHYLNREDAKAHEVLLCIQTGKTLNDTDRMRFSSDTFYFQSPQEMKEAFKDIPDAINNTKWIAEKCNLDFTFNKFRLPKYEVPNGEQVTTYIRNLAEEGLKKKLGGSIPDNYMERFTRELAMIEKMGFSSYFLIVWDFIHYAKSKDIPVGPGRGSAAGSIVAYGLDITDIDPIKYGLMFERFLNPERVSMPDIDVDFCMNRRGEVIEYVTNLYGKDHVAQIITFGTMQARAAIRDVGRAMNIPYSEVDKVAKLVPMVAKISLKSALSMEPKLKEIYDTRPEIKEMLDIAQTLEGLSRHASTHAAGIVISPEPLTDFLPLHKLPNEDAITTQFDMNAINDLGLLKFDFLGLKTLTVIDKAEKIINSTAQPSAPFSVRTIPLDDKATYELLCAAKTGGIFQLESSGMRDLLTRLKPDVFEDLIALVALYRPGPLGSGLVEEFIDGKKAGGKKQTGSLSKLGLPKLNEIVKETHGIILYQEQVMEVAHKMADFSLAQADILRKAMGKKNPDEMEKMRTTFIGGLKANKVSDEKAEKLYGLILQFAEYGFNKSHSAAYALIAYQTAYLKAHYPVEFMAASLSTDMDNTEKVVSFINECRDMGIEILPPDINESTREFKVIGNSIRFGLEAVKGVGSAAIDAVIETRGDSKFDSFFDFCIKADSRRVNKKVIESLIKAGAMDSLGKRAQLMHNLPNVMDAAMRSLKEKNSGQASMFFDEQQPIAPRMTEVDEWDESKRLMMEKEALGFYITGHPLNKYKEKFAELSITPTHELQETEDRQDINIGGLVREIKQIQTRNKDLMAYVTIEDLFGTLEVVVFPDVYQEAQAVMTQDSPVIISGYTDKTDKGLKVIAKKIVSIENPDVAGELKNVSDSRSGNPRNGNYRQKKSPPAPAPKLTTAQYKALVLTMQSTVQPETLPKLNEVFSRYTGDCPVYLKIISPQNWETVLLTGRQVMPSKELIAETENLLGAGTAVLN from the coding sequence ATGCATTCCGGGTATGTTCCTCTGCATCTGCACACCGAGTACAGTCTGCTCGATGGTGCGATAAAAATAGAAGATCTGGTAAAAAAGGCACAGGAGTATAATCTTGCTGCTGTTGCCATGACCGACCACGGGAACCTTTTCGGCGCGATAGAATTTTATAAAAAGGTTTCAAAGGCGGGGTTAAAGCCCATAATCGGCTGCGAGGTTTACATTGCGCCCAAGAGCCGCTTTGAAAAAAAGGGCGCGTCGACCGACACCACCGAATCGTCTTTCCACCTCATACTTTTGTGCAAAGACATCAGCGGGTACCAAAACCTCTCGCGGCTCGTCAGCCATGCGTATCTCGAAGGCTTTTATTACAAGCCGAGGATAGACAAGGACCTGCTCGCGCAGTACAGCGGCGGGCTCATCGGCCTCTCATCATGCCTGAAAGGCGAGATACCGCGCAATCTTCTGGCAGGCAATATTGACAGGGCGCGCGAGGCAGCGCTTGAATACAGAAACATCCTCGGCGCGGAGAATTTCTATCTTGAGATCCAGTCAAACGGCCTGCCTGAACAGGTGGCCGTCAACAAGCTGCTTATTGAATTGAGCAAAGATTTGCATATCCCTCTTGTCGCAACGAATGATTGCCATTATTTAAACAGGGAAGACGCCAAGGCGCATGAGGTGCTCCTGTGCATTCAGACTGGAAAGACGCTGAATGATACGGACAGGATGAGGTTCTCCTCGGACACTTTTTATTTTCAAAGCCCGCAGGAAATGAAAGAGGCCTTCAAGGACATCCCCGATGCGATCAATAACACAAAGTGGATCGCTGAGAAGTGCAATCTCGATTTCACCTTCAACAAATTCAGACTGCCGAAATACGAAGTCCCTAACGGCGAGCAGGTGACAACCTATATCAGAAATCTTGCCGAGGAAGGCCTGAAGAAGAAATTGGGCGGCAGCATCCCGGACAACTACATGGAGAGGTTCACCCGCGAGCTTGCAATGATCGAGAAGATGGGGTTCTCCTCTTACTTTTTGATAGTGTGGGACTTTATTCATTACGCAAAGAGCAAGGACATACCTGTCGGCCCAGGCAGAGGCTCCGCCGCAGGCAGCATTGTTGCGTACGGCCTGGATATTACGGACATTGACCCGATCAAATACGGTTTGATGTTTGAGAGATTTCTCAATCCTGAAAGAGTCAGCATGCCTGATATCGACGTGGACTTCTGCATGAACAGGCGTGGAGAGGTCATTGAATACGTAACTAACCTCTACGGGAAAGACCACGTCGCCCAGATAATAACCTTCGGGACCATGCAGGCGCGCGCGGCGATCCGGGACGTTGGAAGGGCCATGAACATTCCTTATTCGGAAGTGGACAAGGTGGCAAAGCTCGTCCCGATGGTTGCGAAGATAAGTTTAAAATCCGCCCTCAGCATGGAGCCCAAGCTCAAGGAAATATATGACACAAGGCCTGAGATAAAAGAAATGCTTGATATCGCGCAGACGCTTGAAGGCCTTTCACGCCATGCGTCAACTCACGCGGCAGGCATAGTCATTTCTCCTGAGCCGCTTACCGACTTTCTTCCCCTGCACAAGCTCCCTAACGAAGACGCGATAACAACGCAGTTCGACATGAACGCGATAAACGACCTCGGCCTGCTGAAGTTCGACTTCCTCGGGCTGAAGACGCTTACCGTAATCGACAAGGCAGAGAAAATTATAAACAGTACTGCTCAGCCTTCCGCGCCTTTTTCTGTGCGGACCATCCCTCTTGACGACAAGGCGACATATGAGCTTCTGTGCGCTGCAAAGACAGGCGGCATATTCCAGCTTGAAAGTTCAGGCATGAGAGACCTGCTTACGAGATTGAAGCCCGACGTGTTTGAGGACCTGATCGCGCTTGTCGCACTCTACAGGCCAGGCCCATTGGGCAGCGGGCTGGTTGAGGAATTTATCGATGGGAAAAAAGCCGGCGGTAAAAAGCAGACCGGCTCCCTGTCAAAACTCGGGTTGCCGAAATTAAATGAGATCGTAAAAGAGACGCACGGCATAATCCTCTACCAGGAGCAGGTCATGGAGGTCGCCCACAAGATGGCTGATTTCTCTCTCGCGCAGGCTGATATTTTAAGAAAGGCCATGGGCAAAAAGAACCCCGATGAAATGGAGAAGATGCGTACCACGTTCATCGGAGGGCTGAAGGCGAACAAGGTCTCTGACGAGAAGGCGGAGAAGCTCTACGGTTTAATACTCCAGTTTGCTGAATACGGTTTTAATAAATCACATTCAGCCGCGTACGCGCTCATTGCGTATCAGACCGCTTATCTCAAGGCGCATTACCCGGTCGAGTTCATGGCCGCTTCATTGAGCACTGACATGGACAACACTGAAAAGGTCGTTTCGTTCATAAATGAATGCAGGGACATGGGCATCGAGATCCTCCCGCCTGACATCAACGAAAGCACGAGGGAGTTCAAGGTCATCGGCAATTCGATCCGCTTCGGGCTTGAGGCTGTCAAAGGCGTGGGCAGCGCCGCGATTGACGCGGTCATCGAGACCAGGGGCGACAGTAAATTTGACTCCTTCTTTGATTTCTGCATAAAGGCGGATTCCAGGCGCGTGAACAAGAAGGTCATTGAAAGCCTCATCAAGGCTGGCGCGATGGATTCATTAGGCAAGCGCGCGCAATTGATGCATAATCTCCCAAATGTGATGGACGCGGCGATGCGTTCCCTGAAGGAGAAAAATTCGGGACAGGCAAGCATGTTCTTTGACGAGCAGCAGCCGATTGCCCCGCGCATGACCGAGGTTGATGAATGGGACGAATCAAAACGCCTGATGATGGAGAAAGAGGCCCTCGGCTTTTACATCACCGGGCATCCCTTAAACAAATACAAAGAGAAATTCGCGGAGCTTTCCATAACGCCTACGCATGAGCTTCAGGAGACCGAAGACAGGCAGGACATTAATATCGGAGGGCTTGTAAGGGAGATAAAACAGATACAGACCAGGAACAAGGACCTGATGGCTTACGTGACAATTGAAGACCTGTTCGGGACGCTCGAGGTTGTGGTCTTCCCTGATGTTTACCAGGAAGCGCAGGCTGTAATGACCCAGGACTCGCCTGTAATTATCTCCGGGTACACCGACAAGACGGACAAGGGTTTAAAGGTCATCGCAAAGAAGATCGTCTCTATAGAAAACCCCGATGTTGCCGGAGAGCTGAAAAACGTCAGCGATTCAAGAAGCGGGAACCCCAGGAACGGGAATTACCGCCAGAAGAAAAGCCCTCCCGCGCCAGCTCCGAAGCTGACAACCGCGCAGTATAAAGCGCTTGTGCTGACGATGCAAAGCACTGTTCAGCCGGAGACCCTCCCGAAACTGAATGAGGTATTTTCAAGATACACCGGAGACTGCCCTGTGTACCTGAAAATAATCTCGCCGCAAAACTGGGAGACGGTCTTACTTACCGGCAGGCAGGTAATGCCTTCAAAAGAACTGATCGCCGAGACGGAAAACCTTCTGGGTGCAGGGACAGCGGTATTGAATTAA
- a CDS encoding AAA family ATPase, whose amino-acid sequence MPSQFTVKNFFGRDHELEILRNIYREARSGDATGIFLSGRNGIGKTELLRQAYYHLFNDQNEAVPFFYTFKTAFTSTENFSKDYLCSFILQNLAFLKKNLAMIDACIYSLEDLTRFAKESGAQWAVDLVNDYTRIKDSGDPLKLFSFAVSAPSRCYLSTGLPVIVMIDDFHKIRKFCELNPVDGNRHYWTLFEVPVKFRYTPHIFSGNKSELDRMFFEDTLFGEYLELFNLTGLGHDNTRELFAALSQTYGLNVRTELDDFIDLFDGNPFYIKNFIQAARQAGSLFSPDDLWLVYFNEITRGKTFKYWTSILKTYIPQFDLRKPSLRVLDHLYESGPDAGSSNLSEALSIGHEDLEHVMNLLHNAGVVETAFSETEPVDDKILIDVIKGLYLREIEKSQSVKIKDALMGDKRQQVRVVDTSPSYDMTIPAEPKSVLVALRAVESMGKSFNMPPHVVGQLQVALSDLFANVIGTSEPASENCNLKFRLKENTFFAEVAIPRKDFVLQDNDCNRIKSYLNDLQVETVPGGTKITLLKEIGKDSVPAPEQG is encoded by the coding sequence CAAGACCGAGCTTTTAAGGCAGGCCTACTACCATCTTTTTAACGACCAGAATGAAGCAGTCCCTTTCTTTTATACTTTCAAGACGGCGTTTACTTCAACAGAGAATTTCTCCAAGGATTATCTCTGCAGCTTCATCCTTCAGAACCTCGCCTTCCTGAAAAAAAATCTGGCCATGATAGACGCCTGCATCTATTCCCTGGAAGACCTGACGCGCTTCGCGAAAGAGTCGGGCGCGCAGTGGGCGGTTGATCTCGTTAATGATTACACGCGCATCAAAGACAGCGGCGATCCCCTGAAGCTGTTCTCGTTTGCCGTTTCAGCGCCGTCCCGCTGCTACCTGAGCACGGGGCTGCCGGTGATAGTGATGATAGACGATTTCCACAAGATAAGAAAATTCTGTGAACTTAATCCGGTTGACGGCAACAGGCATTACTGGACGCTTTTTGAAGTCCCGGTGAAATTCCGTTACACCCCCCATATTTTCTCAGGCAACAAATCAGAGCTTGACAGGATGTTCTTTGAAGACACGTTATTCGGCGAATACCTCGAACTGTTCAACTTGACCGGGCTGGGACATGACAACACCAGGGAGTTATTTGCCGCGCTCAGCCAGACGTACGGGTTGAACGTCCGGACCGAGTTGGATGACTTCATTGACCTGTTTGACGGGAACCCCTTCTACATTAAAAATTTCATCCAGGCCGCGCGGCAGGCGGGCAGCTTATTTTCCCCGGATGATCTCTGGCTCGTATATTTCAATGAGATCACAAGGGGGAAAACATTCAAGTACTGGACGTCAATATTAAAAACCTACATACCGCAATTCGATCTCCGGAAACCTTCCCTCAGGGTGCTCGATCATCTCTATGAAAGCGGTCCGGACGCTGGCTCATCAAACCTTTCTGAAGCGCTCTCCATCGGGCATGAAGACCTCGAACACGTAATGAATCTCCTTCATAATGCCGGAGTGGTTGAGACCGCCTTCAGCGAGACCGAGCCCGTTGACGATAAAATATTGATCGATGTCATCAAGGGGCTGTATCTCAGGGAAATAGAAAAATCGCAATCGGTCAAGATCAAAGACGCGCTCATGGGAGACAAACGTCAGCAGGTGAGAGTTGTTGACACCTCGCCGTCCTACGACATGACGATCCCCGCTGAACCGAAGTCGGTGCTGGTAGCGCTGAGGGCTGTCGAAAGCATGGGGAAGAGTTTCAATATGCCGCCGCATGTTGTCGGGCAATTGCAGGTCGCGCTGTCCGACCTGTTTGCAAATGTTATCGGGACCAGTGAGCCTGCCTCTGAAAACTGCAACCTGAAATTCAGATTAAAAGAAAATACCTTCTTCGCCGAAGTTGCAATCCCCCGGAAGGATTTCGTCCTGCAGGACAATGACTGCAACCGCATCAAATCGTACCTTAATGACCTGCAAGTTGAAACCGTGCCCGGCGGGACAAAGATAACCCTGCTTAAAGAGATCGGGAAAGATTCTGTCCCTGCGCCTGAGCAGGGTTAA